The Microbacterium sp. SORGH_AS_0428 genome contains the following window.
TGCCTCGTTCCCGGGAGCAGGTCATCCTGCGCCCAGACCGCCAACCAGTGAGGTTTTCCGTGGGTTCTGTCATCAAGAAGCGCCGCAAGCGCATGGCGAAGAAGAAGCACCGCAAGCTGCTTCGCAAGACTCGCCACCAGCGCCGCAACAAGAAGTAAGCGGCATCGACACAAGCGCCTGTCCCCTGGACGGGCGCTTCGTGTCTGCGGTCTAGCCTGGTGACATGAATTCGATCACGGTGCAGCAGCTGCGCGAGCGCGAGGGCGTTCCTCTCATCGACGTGCGAGAGGTGGAGGAGTTCGCCTCCGGCCACGTGCCCGGCGCGGTCAACGTTCCCATGTCGACCATCGGCGACAACCTCGATCGTCTGCCCGAGGGGCCCTTCGACGTCATCTGCCAGATGGGCGGTCGCTCGGCGCGCGTGGTGCAGGCGCTCGAAGCCCGCGGATACGAGGCCACGAACGTCGACGGCGGCACGGGCGAGTGGATCGCCGCGGGCTACCCGGTCGAGTCCTGAGGTCGTATACCCGATCTAGGATGTGAGCGTGAGAACCATCACGCTCATCGGCAAAGAAGGCTGCCACCTCTGCGACGTCGCCCGCGGGGTGATCGAGCATGTCCTCGCCGAACTCCCCGACGAGGCGGCCGACCGCATCCAGCTCGAGGAGAAGTCCATCCTGGACGACCCGGCGCTGCATGAGCAGTGGGCCGAGAAGATCCCCGTCGTCATGATCGATGACGATCTGCACGCGTACTGGCGAGTGAACCCCGAGCGGCTGCGTACCGCGGTCGAGGAGGCCACCCGCCCCGAAGGAGCATCACTGTGACCATCCGCCACATCGTCGCCTGGAAGCTCGCCGCCACCGATGCCGATCAGCGCGCCGAGCACGCGGCCGGCATCACCACGCGGCTCCTCGCGCTCGAAGGGGTCGTCCCCAGCATCCGCGCCATCTCCGTGGGCGCCGACGTTCTCGGCGGCGAGAACTGGGACGTGGCGATCGTCGCCGACTTCGACGACCTCGACGGTCTGCGCGAGTACATCGACCACCCCGCCCATCAGGAGGTCGTCACCTACGTGCGCTCGGTGGTCTCCTCGCGCGTCGCGGTGGACTTCGAGCTCTGAGCCTGCGCGTCCCCTGAGACGACGGGGATCGCCTGCGTGAAGGTGTCGGCACGGGCCTCGGCCTCGGCGCTGCCGGTGAA
Protein-coding sequences here:
- a CDS encoding 30S ribosomal protein bS22 — its product is MGSVIKKRRKRMAKKKHRKLLRKTRHQRRNKK
- a CDS encoding Dabb family protein; the encoded protein is MTIRHIVAWKLAATDADQRAEHAAGITTRLLALEGVVPSIRAISVGADVLGGENWDVAIVADFDDLDGLREYIDHPAHQEVVTYVRSVVSSRVAVDFEL
- a CDS encoding rhodanese-like domain-containing protein, with protein sequence MNSITVQQLREREGVPLIDVREVEEFASGHVPGAVNVPMSTIGDNLDRLPEGPFDVICQMGGRSARVVQALEARGYEATNVDGGTGEWIAAGYPVES
- a CDS encoding glutaredoxin family protein; the protein is MRTITLIGKEGCHLCDVARGVIEHVLAELPDEAADRIQLEEKSILDDPALHEQWAEKIPVVMIDDDLHAYWRVNPERLRTAVEEATRPEGASL